Below is a window of Arthrobacter sp. SLBN-112 DNA.
GAGTTCCTCCGCGCCGAACTCGCCGAGATCGTTGGCAAGCGTGGCGGTGACGAGCGCACCAGCACGGATGTGGTGCTCTACGGATTCGGCCGCATCGGACGGCTCCTGGCACGCCTCCTGATCGAAAAGGCCGGCGGCGGCCACGGCCTGCGCCTGCGTGCCATCGTGGTTCGCCGCGGTTCTGACAATGACCTTTCCAAGCGGGCCAGCCTGCTCCGCCGGGACTCCGTCCACGGTTCCTTCGAGGGCACCATCCGGGTCGACGAAGAAGCCAACACCATCACGGCAAACGGTGTCCGTATCCAGGTGATCTACTCGAACGACCCCGCCACCATCGACTACACGGCCTACGGCATCAACAACGCGCTGGTGGTGGACAACACGGGCCGCTGGCGCGATGCCGAGGGGCTGTCCCAGCACCTCCAGAGCAAGGGCGTTGCACGCGTCCTGCTGACGGCTCCGGGCAAGGGCGAACTGAAGAACATCGTCCACGGCATCAACCACCGGGACATCAACGATTCGGACCGGATCGTGTCCGCGGCTTCCTGCACCACCAACGCCATCACCCCGGTCCTGAAGGCCATCAACGACAAATTCGGCGTGGTCCACGGGCACGTGGAAACCGTGCACTCCTTCACCAACGACCAGAACCTGATCGACAACTTCCACAAGGGCGACCGCCGTGGCCGTTCCGCCGCGCTGAACATGGTCATCACCGAAACCGGTGCCGCCAAGGCGGTGGCCAAGGCCCTGCCCGAGCTCCTGGGCAAACTGACCGGCAGCTCCATCCGGGTCCCCACCCCGGACGTCTCGCTGGCCATCCTGAATCTCAGCCTGGAGAACGGCACCACCAAGGATGAGGTGAACAATTACCTGCGCGAGATGTCGCTGCACTCGGACCTGCGCAAGCAGATCGACTACATCGACTCGCCTGAAGTTGTCTCCACCGACTTCGTGGGCTCCCGCCGCGCCGGGATTGTTGATGGCCTGGCCACGGTGTCCACCGACAAGAACCTGGTCCTCTACGTCTGGTACGACAACGAATTCGGCTACAGCTGCCAGGTGGTCCGGGTCATGGAGGAAATGGCCGGCGTGAACCCGCCGTCGTTCCCTGCCAAGGAAAGCGCGGCCGCCCTGGCCGCGATCGCCGTCTGACCAAAACCGACACGTCCTGCCAATTCCCGGCTGGTTCACTGGAATCAGCCGGGAAACCGGACCAGACTGGTGGCATGGACAACGAATCGACGCTTCAGCACGAAACCACCCTCGAACACGCACTCGACGTGGCCAAGGCCAACCACAAGGAAGCTGTCAGGCTCCTTGAAGGCGCCCGCGCCGCGCACCAGGCAGGGGACGCCAGCGAGAAGCGCGTGCGCCAGCTCGAGGAACTCCTGGCGACCGCGGAGGAAGATCTCCGACGGGTCACGCGCGAACAGTAGCGCCATGGCCGTGTGATCCATCACTCGTCCTCAACAGTGTGGATATCGGCGGCCGGCCGCGCTCCCTGTCCTAGGCTCTTGGGGTGCCCCACTTTAGCCACCCGGCATCAGAGCCGTGACTGTCAGCTGGTCCGCCTACCGCCGTGCGCGCCGACGTTCCCGCCAGGCATGGGGGCTGCTGGTTGCTGTTGCCATCTCCGTTATTGCGGCGCTGTTCTGGTTCTTCACGGCCGGACAGTTCGCGGCAGCCGGACCTGCGGCCAGCGGCCCAACGGAGGCGCCGGTCTTTGTTGCCGCCTGGATGAAACCGGTGGCGGAGCCCAACCCCGTGCCCCCGGGTGCTGCCCTCTCCGCCCTGGACGGTTTGGCCGTGAAGGGCAGGGCACCGAATACCGGCTACAGCCGCGAGGCTTTCGGCCAGGCATGGCTGGATGTGGACCGCAACGGCTGCGATACCAGGAACGACATCCTGCGTCGCGACCTTGCCGATGTGGTGTTCACCGAAGGCTCAACGTGCAAGGTGACGGGCGGCCATTTCCAGGAACCGTACACCGGACAGGTTGTGGAATTCCGCCGTGGCGCCGAGACCAGCAGTGCGGTGCAAATTGACCATGTGGTGGCATTGGGCGACGCCTGGCAGAAGGGTGCGCAGGGGCTGACGCCCAAGGAACGCCAGAGCCTGGCCAACGATCCGCTGAACCTCATAGCCGCTGACGGGCAGGCGAACCAGCAAAAGAGCGCGGGGGACGCCGCAACGTGGCTGCCGAAAAATACCGCCATCCGCTGCCACTACGTGGCCCGGCAGATCTCTGTCAAGGCGGCCTACGGTCTGTGGGTGACTGCGGCTGAGAAGGATGCCATGAAACAGGTACTGGCATCCTGCCCCGGGCAGCAGACGATGACCGCCAGCTAAACGGCGCTACGGGAACCGGTTAGTGTCCGAACGGATCGGGATCGACGCCGGGCATCCAGGTCAGCCCCGGAACACCCCACCCGTTCTTCTTGGCCTGCTTGAGGGCCTTGCGGGAGTAGCGGTCCATCAACCGGTTGACGTACAGCTTGCCGTCCAGGTGGTCGAACTCATGCTGGATGACCCTGGCAAACCAGCCCGTAGCCTCGAACTTCACCGGTTCGCCATAACCGTCGAAGCCTTCCACGCGGGCCCACTCGGCCCGCTTGAGCGGATACTGCTCACCCGGGAAGGACAGGCAGCCCTCTTCTTCCTCGTCCGGGTCCGGGGCGGCGCCGGAGACCTTGGACAGGGTCAGGACAGGATTCACCAGTACCCCGGTGGGGGGAGCGCCGTCGTCGTTGGCGTACTTGTAGACGAAGATCCGCTTGCCGACGCCGACTTGCGGTGCAGCAAGGCCCACGCCGTTGGCGGCGGCGTTGGTTTCGAACATGTCGGCGATGAGGGTGCGCAGTTCGTCGTCGAAAACTTCGACTTCCGCCGCCCGGCGGTGCAGTACTGGCTCGCCCCAGATGGTGATCGGCAGAACGGTCATTTCGTTAGTCCTTCGGCTTCGGGGCCGGCGCCGCCGGCATCCCTGCACGTATCTTGGTGGGACACAACAAAGGAGGCCGCACCGGATATCCGGTGCGGCCTCCTTTGTTGACGGCTGCAAGTGCCGCCCCGTGAGGGTGAGCGACGGGGGTTGAACCCGCGACCTCCTGGACCACAACCAGGCGCTCTGCCAACTGAGCTACGCCCACCATGAGCTTCAAGGGCTTTCCGTGTTACCGGCTCCCTGGAAACGCAACTCAAATAGCTTACCTGCTCGGAAGGGGTGCTTTGTCCACTTTCTGCGATTTCGGCAAAATTTCATCCAAACGTGGCGCAGATTACTCGCCGGCGGCATCGTCGCTGGTGATGCGCCGGGCGATCTTCTGGGCCGTGGCGCTGTCGGGGCCGGGGGCAGGCACGAACACCGCCTCGCGGTAGTAGCGGAGTTCGTCAATGGAGTCCTTGATGTCACCCAGTGCGCGGTGGCCGCCTTTTTTTGCCGGCGACTGGAAGTACGCCCGGGCGAACCAGCGCCGGGACAGCTCCTTGATGGTGCTGACGTCGATCACCCGGTAATGCAGGTGCTCCACGACGGCGGGCATGTCGCGGGAAAGGAATACCCGGTCCGTGCCTACAGAGTTGCCGCCGAGCGGTGCCTTCCGCGGATCCGGAACCCAGGCTGAGATGTACTCCATGACTGCGGCCTCAGCCTCGGCCATGGTCTTGCCGTGGGGGAGTTCCGCCAGGAGACCGGACTTGGTGTGCATGTCCCGGACGAAGTCGGACATCTGCGCGACGGCGGCGTCCTCGGGCTTGATCACCACGTCGACACCGTCCCCAAGGATGTTCAGTTCCGAATCGGTGACCAGGGCTGCCACCTCGATGAGGGCGTCGTTCTTGATGTCCAGGCCGGTCATTTCGCAGTCGATCCAGACGATTCGTTCGTTAGATATAGGCACCGGACCAGCCTACCGTTACACTCCCGGACGCCCGGCCGATGCTAGGATTTCGGGTACGCGGCGGGTCGCCCCGCCGCCTTCGAGCACGTCCCGGCCGGCCTTGGTGGTCCGCCGGGCAACAGCGGAAACGCAAGAAGATTGGACATTCCTGAGATGACGGCGCCTGTGCCCGCAGCGGGGGAGATGGCGGCGGCCGGTACTGCCCCGGCGGGCGGTGTCGAGGTGGACAATCCCCGCTCACCCCTGCTTGCCGGGTTCCTGGGGTCGGTGTTCATGATGTTCGGTTCCGCCGGCGTGGGCTGGCTCGCGCCGGTCTCCGAACTCCGCCGCATGCCCCTGTTCATCTGGATGCGCACCGAAGCGCCGGGGGTGGCCCTGTCCATCGTGCTGGTCGCGGCAGGGGGAATGCTGCTGGTGCGCGCCTGGCTGCGGCTCGGCCAAAAAGTCAGGGTGTGGGGCGATCAAGCCCGGCGCGCCACCCTGGCGGCTGTGGTGGCGTGGGGGTTGCCCATGATGTTCAGCGTTCCGTTGTTCAGCCGCGACGTCTATGCCTACATCGGCCAGGGACGGTTGATGGTGGAAGGGTTCAACCCCTACGAAAACGGTATCTCCGCCCTGTCCAACTATTTTCAGCTGGGCGCAGACAAACAGTGGACCGAAGCTCCGGTTCCTTATGGCCAGCTGTTCCTCTGGATCGAGCAGTTCGTCGTGTGGGTTACCAGCGTCCAGCCGGAAGCCTGCATCATGCTGTTCCGGCTGGTTGCCGTGGCCGGAGTGGGCCTCTGCGTGGTCTACGTGCCCCGCCTCGCAGAGTTGCACGGCGTCAATCCACACAGGGCCCTGTGGCTGACCGTGGCCAACCCGCTTTTCCTGACCAATTTCATCGCCAGCGTGCACAACGACTCCCTCATGATCGGGCTGGCGCTGGCCGGTCTCTATTACTCTGCGACCCGGCGGCAAGTCCGGGGCATTGTGCTGGTGGCGCTGTCCATCGCCGTCAAGCCCATCACCATCGTCTTCCTGCCGTTCATCGGCCTCCTCTGGGCGGGCAGGAATGCGGGGTGGCTGCGGAAGGTTTCGTTCTGGGCGCTCACGGCCGGCCTGAGCCTGGCAGTGTTGGCCCTTATGAGCCTGGTCAACGGCTTCGGCTTCGGCTGGATCAACGGGCTTTCCGCCCCCGGCAGCCTCTCCATCTGGTACGCCCCGGTGGGCCTGCTTGGCATGGTGGTGGGGTCCCTTGCCAACGCGTTCGGGCTGGACGGCTCAGTCCCGGCCGGCTGGGTGTTCGACGCCGGCAAGCTGCTTGCTGTGGGCATCCTCGCCTGGCAGATTTTCAAGGGCGACCATGACCGCCTGATGCGCCGCCTCACGCTCGGCCTGGCCGCAGTGGTCCTGCTGGCCCCCATCATCCAGTCCTGGTACGTGGTGTGGCTGATCCCGCTTTTTGCCGTGACGGGCATCCGGAACGACTGGCAGGTCAAGGCCCTGTACTTTGTGGTGTCGTTCTTCATGATTTACGCAATTTCGGACCAGCTGGACGTCTTTCCCTACCTGCAAACCCAGGACCTGGGCTTCGCGCTGCTGCTGGCCCGGATTGCGGCGGCGCTGACCGCCCTGCTCTTTGGGCTGTACCTGATCTTTTGGGACCCCGGCACCCGCCGGCTGTTCCGCAAGACGCACGAGCCCGTCGTCGAACGTCCCGTGATCTAGCGGCGGTGAGCTAAGGCCGGCCGGCGCCGGCGCCGATCCTGCGCAAGGCCTCCCTGCGTGACAACGGACTCAGCTCCTGCCGATGCCGGGCGACGAACTCCTCCACCCATTCAGGTGCCGTTTTGGCGAATTCACGGAGCGCCCAGCCAATCGCTTTGCGGATAAAGAATTCCCGGTCCGCCAGATTCGGCTCAATGACATCGGCAAGCAGCACCGTGTCGGTGGCGCGCTTCGCCCGAAGCTGCGACGTGATGCTGGCGCGTCGAATCCAGAAGTCCGGATCGCGGCTCCACGTCCTCAAAACCGCGGACATCTCAACCGGGTGCGCCAGCAGCAGGGCACAGATCCGGCCGGACACGCCGTCCACAAAATCCCACCACGCCCCGGTGCGGATGATTTCCTCGTATACCGGCAGCATCTCCAGGTCCTTGGCAACCAGGGGGTTGCCGGTCAGGTCAATGGCTGCATAGCGTTCTTCCCGGAATGCGGACGTGCGCCACAGTTCCAGCACCGTGGCGCGCACGCCGCCGGCCGATGCCGGCGGAAACTCTGCCGTGGCCTGTGCCGCGATCCGCCGGACATCCGGGACCCTGACGCCCAGTGAGGGCAAGGAAGACTTCATGTACGCCTGCGCGCCGGCGGCACGCGCGGGATCGGAGAGCTCCCACAGCGCGCTCCGGACGGCGGCGATAAGGTACTGGTCGGGTGCCGCTTCCATGGAGCAACTCTAACGAGCCGGGCCCCGGCAGGATGAAGTATGCTGTTTAGCGCTAACAAATTCTCGTTGAAGGACGCCATGCCCGGAACAGAAGTCCGCATCGCCCACGGACCCTACACCGCCGTCGTGACCACCCGCGGCGGTTCCCTCCGGGAGCTGCGCTGCGGAGATCGGGATCTGGTGGTGGGCTTTGGGCCGGAGGGAGGGGTTCCGGATTACCGGGGCGTGATCTGCGCGCCGTGGCCCAACCGGCTGGCTGACGGCACCTACGCCTACGCCGGCCAGTCCTATGCAGCCACCATCAACGAGCCGGAGCGCGGGTCGGCCCTGCACGGGCTGGCCATCCATCAGGCCTGGAACGTCCTGGAGGCGTCGGCGGACCGGGCGGTGCTCGGCTGCCGCGTTCCGGCCGGACCGGAATACCCGGGCGACCTGGAACTCACGGTCGCCTATTCCCTGTCCGGGGAGGGCCTCCGAGGTACGGTCACCGCTGTCAACGCCGGTACCCGGGCCGCGCCGTACGGCGTTTGCCCCCATCCCTACCTTGTGGCCGGCACTGCTCCGCTGGATGACTGGACGCTGGAACTTCCGGCCGGCGCCTACCTCGAGGTCACCCCGGACCGTTTGCTCCCGGTGGCCATGCGGCAGGTGGAGCAGGACGCGTTCGACTTCCGCCTACCGCGCAGGCTGGGGCCGGTCAAGATCGACCACGCTTTTACCGGTATCTCCCGCGACGGGGCCGGGTTGGCTTGCGTCCGGGTACTGGATCCGTCGGGAACGGGCGTGGAGCTGGAATGGGGGCCGGAGTGGCCCTGGGTCCAGGTGCATACGGGGGACAAGCCTGTTGGTCCGGACCGGCTGGGCCTGGCGGTTGAGCCCATGACTTGCCCGCCGGACGCCTTCAATTCCGGAACAGACCTGATACACCTCGAGCCGGGCGGCTCCCACTCGGCGAGCTGGACCATCCGCGCTGTGGGCCGGCGGGACTAGGTAACGCTAGCTGCCGCGGCCACCGGCTGCGGTGCGGGCTGCTTCGGCCGTTGAATCGGTCCAGCCGGCACGTTCCAGCCATGACGCGCACAGGGACGTCCACTGTCCGGGTCCCGGCTCGCCTGCTGCGAGGCCCAGGCCGTGCCGCCCCTCCGGGAAGACATGCAGTTCGGCGGGTACGCCGGCGGCGATCAGCGCCTTGGCGTAGTCCAGGCTGTTGCCAACCGGGACCGCGTCGTCGTCCGCGGTGTGCCAGAGGAAAGCCGGCGGGGTCCTGGCCGTCACGTTCAGCTCGGCGGACAGGGCCGCAAGGAGGTCCGACGGCGGCAGCTCGCCGAGGAGGTTGTCCACAGACCCCTGATGCATGTCGTGGACCAGGGACACCACCGGGTAGCAAAGCACTGAGAGGTCCGGGACGGCGGCCTCGACGTCGAGGCCCCGGTTGCCGGTGCCTGCTGCCGTGGACAGTGTGGCCGCCAGGTGGCCGCCGGCCGAGAATCCCAGGACTCCCACGCGCTTCTGGTCCACGGCGAGGCCGTGCGGTCCGCTCCGGATGAAGAGCATGGCCGCCTTGGCGTCTTCAAGGGGTGCGGGGTGGCGGTCCGGGGCCACGCGGTAGCGCAGGACGAAAGCGTGGATACCCAGCGATGCGAGCCATTCCGCGACCGGCTCGGCTTCGTGGTCCGCCTGGCGCGCGTAACCGCCGCCCGGCAGGACCAGGATGGCGGGCCGGGGGCCGGCGGCTTCAGCGCGCGCCGGAACCGCGGTGATCCTGCGCGAAATCATACGGCGGCGGCCTCGGTGCTGCGCCGAAGCGTGACCTCCCCGGTAACGGCTTCGTCGGGGCCGGCTTCCTGGTCCTCACCGGCAGGCCGGGGGCGGGTGGCCCGGGTGGCAAGCCGGCCAATGTCTTCAAGCGGCAAGCGGACGGTAGAGAGGGCAGGCCTGAAGTCCCGGAGCGTTTCGATGTCATCAAAGCCGGCGATTGAGGCGTCGCGGGGGATCCGCAGCCCCTCGGACCGAAGGGCTGCCGCGGCGCCGATCGCCATCACGTCGTTGACCGCGAAAATGCACATCTTCGGAGCGGCGGAGTCCGCGGCCGAGGCTGCCTTGATGCGTGCAGCCAGTTGCAGGCCGGCCTCGTAGCCGCCGGCCCGGTTGAAGGCGCTCCTGAGCACCTCCGCCGGCCGGCGCCCGGCCCGGGCCAGGCCGTCCTGGAAGCCGCGGATCCGGTCATCGGAGGTGTACAGGCCTTCGGGACCGCCGATAATCACAAAATCGCCGTCCCAGCCGGCGGCCAGTTCCGTGGCCAACCGGCCGGCAAGCTCCTGGTTGGGGACTTCGACGACGTGGTAGCCCTCCAATGCGGTGGCACCCACCACTGCATGCCCCACCACTGCCACCCTGCCGCCGTTGCGGCAGTACCGGTCGAGTTCTGCGGCCAGCTGCGCGTTGCCTTCCTGGTCCTCGGTCCGGCAGGACCGGGAGCCGGCGATCACGATCGAATCTGCACGGCGGGCAGCGAAAGCCGCCACGGCTTCCTTTTCTTCCGCAGGTCCGCCCCCGGTGGTGGCGAGGAGCACCATTTTCCGCTGTTCCCGTGCGGCATCCTGCACGCCGCGGGCAATGGCGGCGAAATACGGGTCGGCGATGTCGTGGACAATCAGGCCGATGAGTCCGGAGCTGGATTTCGCGAGGCCCTGGGCCTGCGCATTGGGGATGTAGCCCAGTGAGTCGGCCGCTTGGCGGACGCGCTCGGCAATGTCCTTGCCGGGGGTCCGGGCTGAGCCGTTCAACACGCGTGAGGCCGTGGCAGGCGAGACGCCGGCGAGGCGGGCAACCTCGGTAAGGGTACTAGCAGCCACAGCATCTCCTGGTGGTCGGGGCGGGCTCAAAGGGTAAGGACATTATGACAGTTCAAACTACTTCCGGAAAGCGCTTGCCAAGCGGAACGGTGCGGTGCATCATGGAAACAGAGGGAATGCGCTTTCCCGATTCGTCTTGAGTACACTTTGCTCACTCACCGTGGAGGACACATGGGCTTCGAAACTAAAACGATCCGTATTGCCATGAACGGCATCACCGGCCGCATGGGCTACCGCCAGCACCTGCTGCGGTCCATCCTGCCCATCCGCGACGCCGGCGGCTTCACCCTGGAAGACGGCACGCGCGTCCAGGTTGAGCCCATCCTGGTGGGCCGCAACGAGGCCAAAATCCGCGAGCTGGCGGAAAAGCACAAGGTGTCCGAGTGGACCACGGACCTGGACGCCGTGATCAACGACCCCACTGTGGACGTCGTCTTCGACGCTTCCATGACCAGCCTGCGCGCCGCCACGCTCAAGAAGGCCATGCTGGCCGGCAAGCACATCTTCACGGAGAAGCCGACGGCAGAAACCCTGGAAGAGGCCATCGAACTGGCCCGCATCGGCAAGGAAGCCGGCGTCACCGCCGGCGTTGTCCACGACAAGTTGTACCTCCCCGGCCTGGTCAAGCTCCGCCGGCTGGTGGACGAAGGCTTCTTCGGCCGCATCCTGTCCATTCGCGGCGAATTTGGCTACTGGGTCTTCGAGGGCGACATCCAGGCGGCCCAGCGCCCGTCCTGGAACTACCGCAAGGAAGACGGCGGCGGCATGACCACCGACATGTTCTGCCACTGGAACTACGTGCTGGAAGGCATCATCGGCAAGGTCAAGAGCGTCAACGCCAAGACCGCCACCCACATCCCGGCACGCTGGGACGAGGCCGGCAAGGAGTACAAGGCCACTGCCGATGACGCCTCCTACGGCATCTTCGAGCTCGAGACACCGGCCGGGGACGACGTCATCGGCCAGATCAACTCCTCCTGGGCCGTCCGGGTATACCGCGACGAACTGGTGGAGTTCCAGGTGGACGGCACCCATGGTTCGGCTGTTGCCGGCCTGAACAAGTGCGTCGCCCAGCAGCGCGCCCACACTCCCAAGCCGGTCTGGAACCCGGACCTTCCGGTCACCGAGTCATTCCGCGACCAGTGGCAGGAAGTACCCGCCAACGCCGAGTTGGACAACGGCTTCAAGCTGCAGTGGGAGGAATTCCTCCGCGACGTCGTCGCCGGCCGCGAACACCGCTTCGGCCTGCTCTCCGCCGCCCGCGGCGTCCAGCTCGCCGAGCTGGGGCTGCAGTCCAACGACGAACGGCGCACCATCGACATCCCGGAGATCACCCTCTAATGACTTCCCTCATCCTTCCCTCCGAAGACGGCGGCACCAGGGAATACCGGCTGCAGGGCGGCGCCGCCTGGGGCCGCCCCACGGCACCCCTGACCGCGCGCCGGGCGTACGCGGCTGCCCACGTCATCCCTGAAGTGCTCGCCGACAATACCCCGGGTGCCCCGGCACGGCTGGACTGGGACGCCACCATGGCGTACCGCCACGAGCTGTGGTCCTATGGCCTCGGCGTGGCCGACGCCATGGACACCGCCCAGCGCGGCATGGGCCTGGACTGGGCCGCCACCCAGCAGCTCATC
It encodes the following:
- a CDS encoding glyceraldehyde-3-phosphate dehydrogenase; its protein translation is MSQTSDSCLDTWMGREALAEAMIPVIGRLYRENNVVTSIHGRSLINKSTMNILKAHRFARRMSKDELLLEDTAPLLNTLAGLELGAAAIDIARLNQKFKEEGNGATLEEFLRAELAEIVGKRGGDERTSTDVVLYGFGRIGRLLARLLIEKAGGGHGLRLRAIVVRRGSDNDLSKRASLLRRDSVHGSFEGTIRVDEEANTITANGVRIQVIYSNDPATIDYTAYGINNALVVDNTGRWRDAEGLSQHLQSKGVARVLLTAPGKGELKNIVHGINHRDINDSDRIVSAASCTTNAITPVLKAINDKFGVVHGHVETVHSFTNDQNLIDNFHKGDRRGRSAALNMVITETGAAKAVAKALPELLGKLTGSSIRVPTPDVSLAILNLSLENGTTKDEVNNYLREMSLHSDLRKQIDYIDSPEVVSTDFVGSRRAGIVDGLATVSTDKNLVLYVWYDNEFGYSCQVVRVMEEMAGVNPPSFPAKESAAALAAIAV
- a CDS encoding HNH endonuclease family protein; translated protein: MTVSWSAYRRARRRSRQAWGLLVAVAISVIAALFWFFTAGQFAAAGPAASGPTEAPVFVAAWMKPVAEPNPVPPGAALSALDGLAVKGRAPNTGYSREAFGQAWLDVDRNGCDTRNDILRRDLADVVFTEGSTCKVTGGHFQEPYTGQVVEFRRGAETSSAVQIDHVVALGDAWQKGAQGLTPKERQSLANDPLNLIAADGQANQQKSAGDAATWLPKNTAIRCHYVARQISVKAAYGLWVTAAEKDAMKQVLASCPGQQTMTAS
- the def gene encoding peptide deformylase; this translates as MTVLPITIWGEPVLHRRAAEVEVFDDELRTLIADMFETNAAANGVGLAAPQVGVGKRIFVYKYANDDGAPPTGVLVNPVLTLSKVSGAAPDPDEEEEGCLSFPGEQYPLKRAEWARVEGFDGYGEPVKFEATGWFARVIQHEFDHLDGKLYVNRLMDRYSRKALKQAKKNGWGVPGLTWMPGVDPDPFGH
- the orn gene encoding oligoribonuclease; amino-acid sequence: MPISNERIVWIDCEMTGLDIKNDALIEVAALVTDSELNILGDGVDVVIKPEDAAVAQMSDFVRDMHTKSGLLAELPHGKTMAEAEAAVMEYISAWVPDPRKAPLGGNSVGTDRVFLSRDMPAVVEHLHYRVIDVSTIKELSRRWFARAYFQSPAKKGGHRALGDIKDSIDELRYYREAVFVPAPGPDSATAQKIARRITSDDAAGE
- the mptB gene encoding polyprenol phosphomannose-dependent alpha 1,6 mannosyltransferase MptB codes for the protein MTAPVPAAGEMAAAGTAPAGGVEVDNPRSPLLAGFLGSVFMMFGSAGVGWLAPVSELRRMPLFIWMRTEAPGVALSIVLVAAGGMLLVRAWLRLGQKVRVWGDQARRATLAAVVAWGLPMMFSVPLFSRDVYAYIGQGRLMVEGFNPYENGISALSNYFQLGADKQWTEAPVPYGQLFLWIEQFVVWVTSVQPEACIMLFRLVAVAGVGLCVVYVPRLAELHGVNPHRALWLTVANPLFLTNFIASVHNDSLMIGLALAGLYYSATRRQVRGIVLVALSIAVKPITIVFLPFIGLLWAGRNAGWLRKVSFWALTAGLSLAVLALMSLVNGFGFGWINGLSAPGSLSIWYAPVGLLGMVVGSLANAFGLDGSVPAGWVFDAGKLLAVGILAWQIFKGDHDRLMRRLTLGLAAVVLLAPIIQSWYVVWLIPLFAVTGIRNDWQVKALYFVVSFFMIYAISDQLDVFPYLQTQDLGFALLLARIAAALTALLFGLYLIFWDPGTRRLFRKTHEPVVERPVI
- a CDS encoding DNA alkylation repair protein, translated to MEAAPDQYLIAAVRSALWELSDPARAAGAQAYMKSSLPSLGVRVPDVRRIAAQATAEFPPASAGGVRATVLELWRTSAFREERYAAIDLTGNPLVAKDLEMLPVYEEIIRTGAWWDFVDGVSGRICALLLAHPVEMSAVLRTWSRDPDFWIRRASITSQLRAKRATDTVLLADVIEPNLADREFFIRKAIGWALREFAKTAPEWVEEFVARHRQELSPLSRREALRRIGAGAGRP
- a CDS encoding aldose 1-epimerase family protein, whose amino-acid sequence is MPGTEVRIAHGPYTAVVTTRGGSLRELRCGDRDLVVGFGPEGGVPDYRGVICAPWPNRLADGTYAYAGQSYAATINEPERGSALHGLAIHQAWNVLEASADRAVLGCRVPAGPEYPGDLELTVAYSLSGEGLRGTVTAVNAGTRAAPYGVCPHPYLVAGTAPLDDWTLELPAGAYLEVTPDRLLPVAMRQVEQDAFDFRLPRRLGPVKIDHAFTGISRDGAGLACVRVLDPSGTGVELEWGPEWPWVQVHTGDKPVGPDRLGLAVEPMTCPPDAFNSGTDLIHLEPGGSHSASWTIRAVGRRD
- a CDS encoding alpha/beta hydrolase, giving the protein MISRRITAVPARAEAAGPRPAILVLPGGGYARQADHEAEPVAEWLASLGIHAFVLRYRVAPDRHPAPLEDAKAAMLFIRSGPHGLAVDQKRVGVLGFSAGGHLAATLSTAAGTGNRGLDVEAAVPDLSVLCYPVVSLVHDMHQGSVDNLLGELPPSDLLAALSAELNVTARTPPAFLWHTADDDAVPVGNSLDYAKALIAAGVPAELHVFPEGRHGLGLAAGEPGPGQWTSLCASWLERAGWTDSTAEAARTAAGGRGS
- a CDS encoding LacI family DNA-binding transcriptional regulator, encoding MAASTLTEVARLAGVSPATASRVLNGSARTPGKDIAERVRQAADSLGYIPNAQAQGLAKSSSGLIGLIVHDIADPYFAAIARGVQDAAREQRKMVLLATTGGGPAEEKEAVAAFAARRADSIVIAGSRSCRTEDQEGNAQLAAELDRYCRNGGRVAVVGHAVVGATALEGYHVVEVPNQELAGRLATELAAGWDGDFVIIGGPEGLYTSDDRIRGFQDGLARAGRRPAEVLRSAFNRAGGYEAGLQLAARIKAASAADSAAPKMCIFAVNDVMAIGAAAALRSEGLRIPRDASIAGFDDIETLRDFRPALSTVRLPLEDIGRLATRATRPRPAGEDQEAGPDEAVTGEVTLRRSTEAAAV
- a CDS encoding Gfo/Idh/MocA family oxidoreductase, whose amino-acid sequence is MGFETKTIRIAMNGITGRMGYRQHLLRSILPIRDAGGFTLEDGTRVQVEPILVGRNEAKIRELAEKHKVSEWTTDLDAVINDPTVDVVFDASMTSLRAATLKKAMLAGKHIFTEKPTAETLEEAIELARIGKEAGVTAGVVHDKLYLPGLVKLRRLVDEGFFGRILSIRGEFGYWVFEGDIQAAQRPSWNYRKEDGGGMTTDMFCHWNYVLEGIIGKVKSVNAKTATHIPARWDEAGKEYKATADDASYGIFELETPAGDDVIGQINSSWAVRVYRDELVEFQVDGTHGSAVAGLNKCVAQQRAHTPKPVWNPDLPVTESFRDQWQEVPANAELDNGFKLQWEEFLRDVVAGREHRFGLLSAARGVQLAELGLQSNDERRTIDIPEITL